CATGAAAGTTACTGAGCCTGCCGCGGACCTGGCGTTAGCCTTAGCCCTTGCCTCCAGCCTGAAAAACCAGCCCATAAAACAAGACCTCGTCGCCATCGGCGAAATCGGCCTCAGCGGAGAACTGCGCTCCGCTACCCAGATGGAGCGCCGCCTCTCGGAAGCGGCCAGGCTTGGCTTCAAACAGGCCATCCTGCCCGCCACCTCCCAGGGCAAATTGCCCCTTCCTCAAGGAATGACCCCCATCTATGTCCCCACCCTGGCCCGGGCCGTCACACTGGCTCTAGACAACTCCATGAACGGCGCGCAGTACGATGGCCCGGACATGGAGGAACCTCCGCAGGACGACAGCCCCTAGATATCCCTTCGTCTAAACCCTCCAAACGTCCTTGACGAAATTAACTGCATTTCGTACAATTTGTTATCACGTGACGGCCATGCCGTCGCGTTTATACGTTTGAGGGCGAATACGGGCCCCAGTAGCTCAACTGGCAGAGCAGCTGATTTGTAATCAGCAGGTTAAGGGTTCGAGTCCCCTCTGGGGCTTTCCCGGCGCTCGTTGTGAAAGTCCCAATCATATAGAGTAGGTAAGTCTTTCTCTTGTGTTAAACTCATTACCAAAACTTTGGAGGGGTGGGTGAGCGGCTTAAGCCACCGGTCTGTAAAACCGGCGCCCGGAAGGGCTTCGTAGGTTCGAATCCTACCCCCTCCACCATAAGAGGTCACAACAATCTAGACGCCCCAAGCCCACATAGCTCAGCCGGCAGAGCACGCCCTTGGTAAGGGCGAGGTCGGCGGTTCGATTCCGCCTGTGGGCTCCAGATTTGCAAACTTTTTAGAGGAGCCTTAGATGGCAAAGCAAAAATACTCTCGTTCCAAGCCCCACCTGAACGTCGGGACCATTGGCCACGTGGACCATGGCAAGACCACGCTGACGGCGGCTATCACCGGCGTTTTGGCCGCTCAGAACACCGGCGTCAAATTCATGAAATATGAAGATATTGACAACGCGCCGGAAGAGCGCGCCAGGGGTGTCACCATCAACATCTCCCACATCGAATATGAGACGCCCACCCGCCACTACGCCCACGTGGACTGCCCGGGCCATGCCGACTACATCAAGAACATGATCACCGGCGCGGCTCAGATGGACGGCGCCATCCTCGTGGTCAGCGCCCCGGACGGCCCCATGCCCCAGACCAGAGAGCACATCCTCCTGGCCCGCCAGGTGGAAGTGCCCCGCATCGTGGTCGCCCTTAATAAGGTGGACGCCATGGAAGACGAAGAGCTCCTCCAGCTCGTCGAACTGGAAGTCCGCGAGCTCCTCAAGCAGTACCGCTTCCCCGGCGACGAGATACCCATTGTCCGCGTCAGCGGCCTCAAGGCCCTGGAGGAAGTCCAGGCCGGGAAGCCCGGTCCCTGGTCCCAGAAGATCCTCCAGCTGGTGGAAGCCATGGAGAAGTACATCCCCGTGCCCGCCCGCCCCAAGGACAAGCCCTTCCTCATGCCCGTCGAGGACGTCTTCGGCATCAAGGGCCGCGGCACCGTGGTCACCGGCCGTGTCGAGCGCGGCACCATCAAGGTGGGCGACGAAGTCGAAATCATCGGCTTCGGCGCGGTCAAGAAGAGCGTGGCCACCGGCCTCGAAATGTTCCACAAGACCCTGGACGAGTCCGAGGCCGGCGACGCCGTCGGCGTCCTCCTGCGCGGCATTGAGCGCGAGGACATCGAGCGCGGCAACATCCTCGCCAAGCCCGGCAGCATCAAGCCTTACTCCAAGGTCGATGCCGAGGTCTACGTGCTGAGCAAGGAGGAGGGCGGCCGTCATACCCCCTTCTTCACAGGCTACAAGCCCCAGTTCTACATTCGCACCAGCGACATCACCGGCGACATTAAGCTCCGCGAAGGCGTGGAGATGGTCATGCCCGGCGATAACACCCAGATGGAAGTCAACCTCATGTACCCGGTGGCCCTGGAAGAAGGCATGCACTTCGCCGTCCGCGAGGGCGGCAGGACTGTGGGCGCCGGCGTGGTCACTAAAGTCAAGGAATAGGTCATGGCTAAGAAGCGTGGAGACGTTAGGACTCTAATCACCCTCCAGTGCCCGGACTGTCGCGAGCGGAACTACAACACTCAGAAAAACCGCCGCAACGACACGGGCCGAGTGGAGTTTAATAAATACTGCCCCCGCTGCCGCGGCCACAAGCTGCACAAGGAGATACGGTAAATGGCCAACAGGCCCACAGGCGCCGCCCTGCGCCGTCCCTCCTCTGAGGAAGTGCGGCGGTTCAGCCCTTTTCGATTCCTCGGAGAGGTGGTCTCTGAACTCCGCAAGTGCGTTTGGCCCAGCCGGGATGAGACTGTCCGTCTCACCATAGTCGTCCTGGTCGTCGGCGGATTCGTCGGGGCGCTGCTCGGCGTCTTCGACTTCGGCTTCAGCAGGACTTTCACTAAATACATCGTCCTGCCATAGTTGGAAAACATGACAACCTCCAAAACCAGCAAAACTGATACCGCCGCTAAGAACACCCAAGACGCCCGCTGGTACATTGTCCACACCTACTCCGGCCAGGAAGAGCGGGTGAAGAAGAACCTGGAGTTGCGCATCAACAGCCTGGATATGCAGGACAAGATCCTCCAGGTTATTGTCCCCACCGAGGAAGAAATAGCTATCAAGGACGGCAAACGCCGCTCTGAGCGGAAAAAGGTCTTCCCAGGATACATCCTGGTCCAGATGAAGATGGACGACGAAAGCTGGTACGCCGTGCGCAACACGCCAGGCGTCACCGGCTTTGTCTCCACCGAGGACGAGCGCGACAAGCGACCTAAGCCCATTGCCCTGGAACCCAAGGAGGTCGACGCCATCCTTGCTCAGATAGAGTCCGGACCTCCCAAGATCACCGTGGGCTTACAGGTGGGCGAGACCGTCCGCATCACCGCCGGCCCCTTCGCCGACTTCATGGGCGTGGTCAACGACGTGGACCCGGACAAGGCCAGAATTCGCGTGCTGGTCTCCTTCTTCGGACGCGAGACCCCCGTGGAGTTGGATTTCTTGCAGGTAGAGAAGGTCTAGGAGTAACCATTGGCTAAGAAAGTTAAAGCAATCATTAAACTGCAGCTGCCGGCTGGCCAGGCCACCCCGGCGCCCCCCGTCGGCCCTGCCCTGGGCCAGCACGGCGTCAATATCATGGCCTTCGTCAAGGAATATAACGCCAAGACCGCCAACCAGTCAGGGTCTATCATTCCCGTCCACCTGACCGTTTACGAAGACCGTTCCTTTACCTTTGTGGTGCGGACCCCGCCGGCCTCGGACATGCTACGTAAGGCTGCCAACGTCCCCAAAGGCTCCGGCCTGGCGGGCCGGGAGTCCGTTGGCAAAATCCCCCGCGCCAAGTTGGAAGAGATCGCCAAGCAGAAAATGCGGGACCTCAACGCCGCCAGCGTAGAAGGCGCCGTCAAAATTGTTGAAGGCACCGCCCGCAGCATGGGCATTGAGATAGTTTAGGAGACTCCTGTGAATAAACACGGCAAGCAATATCAGGAAGCCACTAAAGTCGTCGACAGGGAGAAGGCCTACAACCTGGACGAGGCTGTGGAATCCCTTCTCTCGATGAAGACCTCCAAGTTCGATGAGACCGTCGAACTGCACCTCCGCACCAACGCCGACCCTAAACAGACCGACCAGGCCGTACGCGGCGTAGCTACTCTGCCCCACGGCCTGGGCAAGAGCGTTCGGGTCCTGGTCTTCGCCAACGGCGAAGCCGCCGACCTGGCCAAACGCGCCGGCGCCGATTTCGTCGGCGACGAAGATTTAATCAAGCAAGTTGAAGGCGGCTGGACCGAGTTTGACGTGGGCCTTGCCGTGCCGGACATGATGGCCAAGATAGGTAAGCTGGGCCGCGTCCTTGGCAGAAAGGGACTCATGCCCAACCCCAGGACCGGCACCATGGTGCAGCCCAGGGACGTTCCCAAGGCCGTGGAAGAGGCCAAGAAAGGGCGCGTCGAGTACCGCACTGACCGCACCGCCATTATCCATGTCCCGGTAGGAAAGAAGAGCTTCCCCAAAGAGAAGCTTGTCGACAACATCAATTCCGTCATGGACGCCGTGGTAAAAGCCAGGCCGGCGGGCATCAAGGGCGCCTTTATACGCACCGCCTTCCTTACCAGCACCATGGGACCCAGCCTCAAACTTGACGTCAACCAGGTGGCTTCTGATAAAGTAGAGTAGTTTTAGAAACCTTCGCTGAAGACAGCGGGCCTCCGCCTTAGGCGGATTAAAAAACTCAGCCCGCCGAAGCGTACAGGAACAGCTCCATGAGCTTTATTCCCTGCGCTTTGGCGCAGGGATTTTTGTTTAGAGAGGTTCTATGCCCACACAAAAAAAGATTGATGAAGTCACGGAGCTGAAGGAAAAGATCTCCAAGGCCACCATCGCCATCGCCACCAACCCCCAGGGTCTCGGCGGCGCGGCCATGACGGACCTGCGCAGCAAATTGCGCGAGAAGAAGATCGAGTATCGAATGGTCAAGAACACCCTGGTCGGCATAGCCGCGGACCAGGCCCAAAAACCGTCCCTCAAGGACGTGGTCAAGGCCACAACCGTCATCGCCTTCGGTTATGGCGAGCCCGTGGACGCCGCCAAAGCCCTGGACGAGTACATTCGAGCCACCAGGGCCAACATTGTGATCAACGGCGCCCTCATGGGCACCCAGGTCCTCACCGCCGAGCAGGTCTCTTCCCTGGCCTCCCTCCCGCCTAAATCCCAACTAGTCGCCAAGCTCCTGGGACAGCTTCAGCTTCCCATGGCCCGGCTGGTCGGAAGCCTGAAGAGTCCCATCTCCGGTCTAGGAATCGTGCTGCAAGCGCGGATTAAACAGATGGAGTCCGCCAAACCCGCCGCATAGGTATCGGAATTTTTAAAGAACAAGCAAAACGCTAGGAGGAATCATGACTAAGGAAGAACTGCTAACGGCTATCAAGGGTATGTCAGTCCTGGAACTGGCTGACCTGGTCAAAGAGCTGGAAAAGGAGTTCGGCGTCTCCGCTGCCGCGCCTGTGGCCGTGGCCGCCGCTCCCGCCGCCGGCGGCGCCGCCGGTGGAGCCGCTGCCACCGCCGAGGAGAAGACCGACTTCTCCGTCACACTCCAGGAAGTCGGCCCCAACAAGATTAACGTCATCAAGGCCGTCCGGGAGGTCACCAACCTGGGCCTGCGTGAGGCCAAGGAGCTGGTTGAAGGCGCCCCCAAGGCCGTTAAAGAGGGCGTAGGCAAGGATGAGGCTAACAACATCAAGAAGAAGCTTGAGGAAGCCGGCGCTAAGGTAGTCCTGAAGTAACGCCTCTTCCGCTGGCGGCTTAACGTGAGCAAGCGAAAAGATAGAGAGCGCTTCCTGGCCCAGCGGCGCGTCAACCCCGACTACACGGGGTTTCGAGGCCGCGGCGCCCCCGCGCCCTCCCCGGCTCCCACCGAGGCAGTCACCTGCTCTCGATGCGGCCGCAAGCGCAATGTGGCCGCGAATGTGGCTGCTCAGGCCCAAAAGGATGGCAAGTACATCTGCTCCATCTGCCAGGACGAACTGGCCGCCCAGCAGGCCGCTTCCCCCACTGACCCTTCGACTAGCTAGGTAAACACCTCTGCGCTCAAAAGGACTGGGCCTCTCACATGAGAGGCCCAGTCCTTTTTTGTGGTTCCTAATTTTTCTTTCCCTCTTCTCCCGTAGTCGGGAGAAGAGGGCTGTAAGCTCGCCGTGGCGAGATAAAGGGTGATGAGGGTGCCCCGACTAGTACCAAGGTTGGATCATTGTTCAAAGAAACCCGTGATGATAATCCTTCTCTTCAGCGTTACGTAAAGTACCCCCATCATCAGGCTTTCCTCACCTTCCATAATGAAGAGCCCTATTCTCATCCCAAAACACCAAATTAGACCCCTTCGTACGGTGCGCGTGTCATAAACGCCTGTGGTATAGTAATCAGCTAGCTAGCCTACAAGGAGCGCTGTGCACCTGGGCTACGCTTCATATCCCCACTAAACCCAGGTGCCTAATCTAGGTCTTTCTATGCCTCAGTCGGCAGCCAATCGGTCCAGCGCTAAGCCGGCTCCTGCTAAACGAAAAATCCTCATCGCTGACGATGAGGAAATGATTCAGGAGCTGCTCACAACCCTTGTGGCGCCTCTCCGCTGCGACGTCCTTACCGCCCGGGATGGCGACGCCGCCCTGGACCTTATAAAAAGCGAGCATCCCCATCTGGTAATCCTGGACGTCGCCATGCCCAAAAGGACTGGACTCCAGGTCGTCAAAAGCCTCAAGTCTGACCTTGCCACCTCGTCCATCCCCATCGTCCTCGTAACCGCCCTGACCTCCGAGACCGACATAAAGATGGGCCTCGACTCCGGCGCCGACGCGGTCATAGGGAAACCTTTCAGCACCCAGGCCGTCCTTGATACCGTCGGCAAGCTCCTGGAAACCCAAACAGCCTCCACCAAGGGCGCGGAGGAGTCGCGGTCGACTAAGCCCGAACCCTCCTTCGAAACCATGACCCGCAGCCAGCTCCTCATCTACGCCAAGGAGCTAGGCGACCTGTATCGAAAAACCGAGGTATTGAACGAAGACCTCCAGCAGCAACGCCAGGAGACCTTCCACTTCTTCAACGTCCTCTGCCACGAAATTCGCACAGCCCTGACGCCCATCGTCTCCTCCACCGGCCTCCTCGCGGAAACCATGAAGGCCCCACCCCAAAGCACCGACGCCAGACTGTTGAACAATATTGCCGCGGGCGTGGAAATCCTGAAAGCGCGGGTGGAGGAGCTGCTGGAGCTGGCCGGACTGCAGACCAAGGCCTTCAAGGTATCCTTTACATCTGTAGACGTTAAAGCCCTTCTCCACGAGACCTGCGATATCCTCCAGCCCGCGGCACGGCGCAACCACCAGCGTATCGCCCTCCATATAAAGGACAACCTGGCCCCCCATACAGGCCGATAGAAGCAGGCTTCAGCAGGTCTTTCTCAACCTCCTGACCAACGCCCTCAAATACAGCCCTACCAAAGGTGTCGTCGAGGTGAGGGCCGACGACAGCGGCGGAAATCTAATCAAAGAATTTGTTTCGCCCCCACAAAACGAATAAGTTCTGGTGCCCTACCTCCCCAGCAGGTCCAAATACCACCCATACGCCCCCTCCCCCGCCAGCAGCAGCGCGATGGCCGATGCGGCCAAAAACGGCCCGAAAGGCATCACGTCCTTGCGCTTCATTCCCCTTATCTTCATCAGCGCCAGCGCGGTCAGCCCGCTGACCACAAAGGCGATGAAGAAGGCCGCCAGGATATGCGGGAACCCCAGTACCGCCCCCATTAGACCCCCCATCTTTACATCCCCCTCCCCCATGCCGCCTCGAGACGCCACGTAGACCAACAGCATCGCCCCAAACCCCGTCCCTACACCGACCAGACACCTTAGGTACGCCTCGCCCACTGAATGTTCCATCCCCACCGGCCCCCATGGGAACGTGACCAGCGCCACGGGGAAGGCCGCTAGCAGCACCTTGTTCAGAATAAGCCTGTGTTCCATGTCGATAAAGAAGATGATCAGGAACACGCTTATGTTAACTATCGCGATAAGCGTCTCTACATTGGCGCCGTACAGATACGCCGCCGCGCCGAAGAGCGCCCCGGCCCCCGCCTCCACCACCGGTACCCTCACCGGAATCCGCGCCCCGCAGTACCGGCACCGCCCTCGAAGCCACAGGTATGCCAGCAGCGGCGTCAGGGCGTATAGCTCAATGCGCTTGCTGCAGGCGTCGCAGTGGGACTTCCCAGAGACCAGAGACTCGCCCCGCGGCAACCGGTCGATAGCCACGTTCATGAAGCTCCCCACCGCCACCCCCACCACCGCCAGGTAAGCGATGAGCGATGCGTCAGTCATAGGAGCCAATTATAGGTTCTGCCGCGCCCCGCAAAAACGCTCCCGCAAAGGCTTTTCACCCAAAAGTCCCCGCTCAGGCTTTTGTGGTACTATCTTGCCCAGCAGCAAGCGCGCCCGGCGCTGACAACCCAAGGCATCCCGAGGAGAAATTCATGCAGTTCCTCAGAGTCCTTGCGAAGAAGCAGTCCGCTCTTAGCCGTGCCGAATGGGCCGTCTTCGGCGCTATTGTAGTGGTACTGGCCGTCCTCGCCGCCGGCGCCATCACCCGGAGTTGAAAATTGGGCCAGGGAGTCCCCCAAGGAGTCCCAAAGATGCAAGATACACCCGCCCCTTACACCGCCATGATTCGGGACCTCCCCACCGAGGAGCGCCCCAGGGAACGCCTCAAAGCCTTTGGCCCCTCCGCCCTCAGCAACACCGAGCTTCTCGCTATCCTCTTGCGCACCGGAGTCACCGGCGAAAGCGTTATGGGTCTTTCCTCCCGCGTCATCCGCCGCTTCCAGGGCCTCGCCGGCCTGGCCCGCGCCTCCTACTCCGAACTCTGCTCTGAGCACGGCATCAGCGAGGCCAAAGCCTGCCAGCTCCTCGCGGCCCTGGAGCTGGGGCGCCGGTACTCGTCCCTCCAGCCCGAGGAGACCCCTAGAATCAGTTCGCCGCGAGATATCGCCAACCTCCTCATGGGCGAGATGTCCTTCCTACAGCAAGAACACTTGCGAGTAGTAGTCCTCAACACCAAGAACCAGGTTCAGGGCATAAGCCGGGTGTATATCGGCAACGTCAACTCGGCCATGGTGCGTGTGGCGGAAATCTTCAAGCCCGCCGTCACCCAGAACTGCCCCAACGTCATCGTCGTCCACAACCACCCCTCCGGCGACCCCACCCCCAGCGCCGACGACATCGCCATCACCCGCCAGCTGGTGGGCGCTGGCAAGCTCCTGGACATAGAGCTTCTCGACCACATCATCATCGGCGGCGGCAACCAGTTCTTTAGCATGAAGGAGAAAGGGCTGGGTTTCTAAGCGGGCCTTGCGCCTGCCATTAGGGTAGGGGACAATGGCGCCTGACCTCTTCTATTACGGAGGTAATATGCCTTTCTTTTACAATGCTAAGGATCGAAAAGCTAAAGAGATTGTCAAAGGCGGACGCATCCGCAGCTTCTGGGGCAAGAACACCCTCCTGTCCTACGTGGACATTGACCCTAACGTAGAGGTGCCGCGGCACACCCATACCCAGGAGCAGTCCGGCATTATGTTAGAGGGCAAAATGGAGATGGGCATCGGCGACGAGGTCCGGGTACTCTCCCCTGGCGACATGTATATCATCCCGCCCGGCGTGGAACACTACGCCAAGACCTCGTCCTCCAAGGCCAAGGTGCTGGACA
The genomic region above belongs to SAR202 cluster bacterium and contains:
- the rplK gene encoding 50S ribosomal protein L11, coding for MAKKVKAIIKLQLPAGQATPAPPVGPALGQHGVNIMAFVKEYNAKTANQSGSIIPVHLTVYEDRSFTFVVRTPPASDMLRKAANVPKGSGLAGRESVGKIPRAKLEEIAKQKMRDLNAASVEGAVKIVEGTARSMGIEIV
- a CDS encoding hybrid sensor histidine kinase/response regulator — encoded protein: MPQSAANRSSAKPAPAKRKILIADDEEMIQELLTTLVAPLRCDVLTARDGDAALDLIKSEHPHLVILDVAMPKRTGLQVVKSLKSDLATSSIPIVLVTALTSETDIKMGLDSGADAVIGKPFSTQAVLDTVGKLLETQTASTKGAEESRSTKPEPSFETMTRSQLLIYAKELGDLYRKTEVLNEDLQQQRQETFHFFNVLCHEIRTALTPIVSSTGLLAETMKAPPQSTDARLLNNIAAGVEILKARVEELLELAGLQTKAFKVSFTSVDVKALLHETCDILQPAARRNHQRIALHIKDNLAPHTGR
- a CDS encoding 50S ribosomal protein L10, encoding MPTQKKIDEVTELKEKISKATIAIATNPQGLGGAAMTDLRSKLREKKIEYRMVKNTLVGIAADQAQKPSLKDVVKATTVIAFGYGEPVDAAKALDEYIRATRANIVINGALMGTQVLTAEQVSSLASLPPKSQLVAKLLGQLQLPMARLVGSLKSPISGLGIVLQARIKQMESAKPAA
- a CDS encoding prepilin peptidase, with the protein product MTDASLIAYLAVVGVAVGSFMNVAIDRLPRGESLVSGKSHCDACSKRIELYALTPLLAYLWLRGRCRYCGARIPVRVPVVEAGAGALFGAAAYLYGANVETLIAIVNISVFLIIFFIDMEHRLILNKVLLAAFPVALVTFPWGPVGMEHSVGEAYLRCLVGVGTGFGAMLLVYVASRGGMGEGDVKMGGLMGAVLGFPHILAAFFIAFVVSGLTALALMKIRGMKRKDVMPFGPFLAASAIALLLAGEGAYGWYLDLLGR
- the secE gene encoding preprotein translocase subunit SecE — protein: MANRPTGAALRRPSSEEVRRFSPFRFLGEVVSELRKCVWPSRDETVRLTIVVLVVGGFVGALLGVFDFGFSRTFTKYIVLP
- the tuf gene encoding elongation factor Tu, which codes for MAKQKYSRSKPHLNVGTIGHVDHGKTTLTAAITGVLAAQNTGVKFMKYEDIDNAPEERARGVTINISHIEYETPTRHYAHVDCPGHADYIKNMITGAAQMDGAILVVSAPDGPMPQTREHILLARQVEVPRIVVALNKVDAMEDEELLQLVELEVRELLKQYRFPGDEIPIVRVSGLKALEEVQAGKPGPWSQKILQLVEAMEKYIPVPARPKDKPFLMPVEDVFGIKGRGTVVTGRVERGTIKVGDEVEIIGFGAVKKSVATGLEMFHKTLDESEAGDAVGVLLRGIEREDIERGNILAKPGSIKPYSKVDAEVYVLSKEEGGRHTPFFTGYKPQFYIRTSDITGDIKLREGVEMVMPGDNTQMEVNLMYPVALEEGMHFAVREGGRTVGAGVVTKVKE
- a CDS encoding 50S ribosomal protein L1: MNKHGKQYQEATKVVDREKAYNLDEAVESLLSMKTSKFDETVELHLRTNADPKQTDQAVRGVATLPHGLGKSVRVLVFANGEAADLAKRAGADFVGDEDLIKQVEGGWTEFDVGLAVPDMMAKIGKLGRVLGRKGLMPNPRTGTMVQPRDVPKAVEEAKKGRVEYRTDRTAIIHVPVGKKSFPKEKLVDNINSVMDAVVKARPAGIKGAFIRTAFLTSTMGPSLKLDVNQVASDKVE
- the rpmG gene encoding 50S ribosomal protein L33, translated to MAKKRGDVRTLITLQCPDCRERNYNTQKNRRNDTGRVEFNKYCPRCRGHKLHKEIR
- the nusG gene encoding transcription termination/antitermination factor NusG, producing the protein MTTSKTSKTDTAAKNTQDARWYIVHTYSGQEERVKKNLELRINSLDMQDKILQVIVPTEEEIAIKDGKRRSERKKVFPGYILVQMKMDDESWYAVRNTPGVTGFVSTEDERDKRPKPIALEPKEVDAILAQIESGPPKITVGLQVGETVRITAGPFADFMGVVNDVDPDKARIRVLVSFFGRETPVELDFLQVEKV
- a CDS encoding cupin domain-containing protein; its protein translation is MAPDLFYYGGNMPFFYNAKDRKAKEIVKGGRIRSFWGKNTLLSYVDIDPNVEVPRHTHTQEQSGIMLEGKMEMGIGDEVRVLSPGDMYIIPPGVEHYAKTSSSKAKVLDIFAPVRDDYKY
- a CDS encoding 50S ribosomal protein L7/L12, which codes for MTKEELLTAIKGMSVLELADLVKELEKEFGVSAAAPVAVAAAPAAGGAAGGAAATAEEKTDFSVTLQEVGPNKINVIKAVREVTNLGLREAKELVEGAPKAVKEGVGKDEANNIKKKLEEAGAKVVLK
- a CDS encoding JAB domain-containing protein, with product MIRDLPTEERPRERLKAFGPSALSNTELLAILLRTGVTGESVMGLSSRVIRRFQGLAGLARASYSELCSEHGISEAKACQLLAALELGRRYSSLQPEETPRISSPRDIANLLMGEMSFLQQEHLRVVVLNTKNQVQGISRVYIGNVNSAMVRVAEIFKPAVTQNCPNVIVVHNHPSGDPTPSADDIAITRQLVGAGKLLDIELLDHIIIGGGNQFFSMKEKGLGF